The window GCGTGGCCGAGCGGGTCGTCCTCGTCCAGGCCCTGGACCCCGTGCGGTACGACAACGGGGACGTCTGCCAGTACATGGACATCACCTTCCACTGCCGAGCCGTCGGCGGCGAGGCACGCGTCAACGACGACGAGTCCCTGGAGGTCGGCTGGTTCTCGCTGGACGCCCTGCCGGTCCTGAGCGAGTTCGCGCTGTTCCGCATCAAGCAGACGATGTCCGACACGGTCACCTGGTTCGATCCCACGGCCTGACGCCAGGTCACCGGCCTCGGCAGCAGCGCCCTGAGCAGCAGCCCGCCGGCCACGCCGGTACCGCCGCACGCCGATATGCCGTGTGCCGTCCCCCGATCGACCGTCGAGCCCGTCGATGCCCGGGCCGAGAGGGAGGCTACGGCGTGTCTCCCAGGTACGGGAACAGGGTGCGAAGGCGGTCCGGGGCGGGGGAGACGAAGACGCCGTCCGCCGTGACGGCGGGGGCCGCGGGGCCGGACCGGTCGACCTGCCCGGCGCCCATCTCGCGCGTATCGCGGGCGCGCTGGGCCGGCAGCCGGAGCTGGCCGCCGTGTACGAACCGCTGCTGACCGGCCGGGAGTACGACCCGGGCCTGGGTGTGCCCACCGGCAGGCGCGGGCTGCTCGCCGGGATGGGGATGGCCGAGAAGCAGGGCGGCAGCGACGTACGGGCCAACACCACGGCGGCGACGCCGAGTTCCGAGCCCGGGGTGTACACCCTGCGGGGGCACAAGTGGTTCACGTCGGCGCCGATGTGCGATCTGTTCCTGGTGCTGGCCCAGGCCCCGGCCGGGCTGACCTGTTTCCTGGTGCCGCGTGTCCTGCCGGACGGCAGCCGCGCTCGACGGCGCTGATGCGCAGGACGCTCGTCGAGGCGGGCCACCACGCGCGGCACCGCTCCGCCTTCGGCTCGCGGCTCCTCGACCAGCCCCTGATGCGCAACGTCCTGGCCGATCTCGCGCTGGAGTCCGAGGCGGCCACGGCGCTCACCCTGCGACTGGCGGGCGCCGCCGACCGGTCGGTGCGCGGGGACGAGGGCGAGCGGATGTTCCGCCGGCTCGCCACCGCCGTCGGCAAGTATTGGGTGACCAAGCGGGGCCCGGCGTCCGGTGCCCGCCGTCTGGTCGAGCGATGGCGCTCACCTTGCAGGCCGCCCTGCTGGTCCGGCACGCCCCGCCCGCGGTCGCCGACGCGTTCTGCGCGACCCGGCTCGGCGGCGAGTGGGGGCACACCTACGGCACGCTCCCCGGCTCCGCCGACCTGGACGCGATCCTGCGGCGAGCACCGCCGGGCGGGTGAGGGGCGCCTGGTCGCCCCGGGTGGCCGAGAAGGTCTTCGTTCCGGCCGGGAAGCGCGGTAAGGTCGCCCTAAGTCGACATCCGTCCGTCCGTGCCGGGCGGGCGTCAGGGAGGCGGGCGAGTGGCGCCGGCGAGCGAGGTGCCCCAGCGGTCCGACGCGCAGCGCAATCGCGCGCGCATCCTTGCGGTGGCACTGGCCGAGTTGTCCCGTTCCGCCGACGTGCCGCTGAGCGTGATCGCCAAGAAGGCGGGCGTGGGACAGGGCACCTTCTACCGGAACTTCCCCGACCGGGAGGCGCTCGTCCTGGAGGTTCACCGCCAGGAGGTGCAGCAACTGGTCGACGGAGCCGCCGAGTTGCTGCGAACCCTGGAGCCCGGCCGGGCTCTGCGCGCCTGGCTCGACCTCCTCGCCCGCTACGTCACGGCCAAGCCCGGCCTGGCCGACGCGCTGCGCCGGGCCACCGCCGCGGCCGGCGCCCCGGCGAAACCCGGCTACCCGCTCCTGGTCGCCGCGATCGACCTCCTGCTCAAGGCCAACCACGACGCAGGAACCATCCGCCCGGGTGTGACCGCCGACGACCTGGTCCTCGCCATCGCCGGCGTCTGGCAGCTCGACCCCCAAGGCGACTGGGAACCCCGCGCCGCCCGCCTCTTCGACCTCGTCATGCGCGGCCTGCGTACGGGGGCACCCGGCCGGAGGTGAGCGCCCGCGCACCGATACCGCGCGTGCCTCACGGTCACGCCTCGCCGAGCACGCCGTCCTGGTCGCCTTCACCGCGGAGATACTCCTGCGTGCCTGTGCGCACGCCGACCGCCCCCGCGACTTCCTCCGCGACCCGTGGAACCTGTTCGACCTGGCCGTCGTGGCCTCCGCGCTCCTCCCCTTCGCCCGCGAGAACGGCTCGTCCTCGTCAACGTCCTCATCGGTATCGTCATCAGCTCCCTCGACGAGGCCCGCGAGAGGGAACGGGAAGAGGAGGTGAGGGCTACTGCGCGGGCGGAACGGGCGCGCGGGCGGGAAGGCAGGCCCGGTACGCCGGGTCCGGTCGACGAGGGACACACCACCGCCGCCGAGGACGAACTCCGCCTGCGCACCCTGGCCGCCCGGCAGGCCCTCGACGCCCTCGAATCGAGCATCCACCGGCACCGGCCGCCCACCCCCCACCGGGAGGCGGAGGAACCGGTGCCACGGCCGTCGGCCCGGGGAGCGACGCGCGCGCCCCGGTCGGGGGTGACCGGGGCGCGCGCGTCGGGCGGGAGCGGAACAGGCAGTGATCAGGCGCCGGGGGCCGGTGGCTGCCAGGTGGCCTGGATCAGGGCGCGTTCGGTGGCGGCCAGGTAGACCGCGGTGGCCAGCCAGGCCCGGGCGTAGGGGGCCGGGTCGGGATCGGTGATGCGGCCGAAGACATCGCGGGAGCGGCGGTCGGCTTCCGCGGTGAGCGCGGCCGACAAGCCCGCGGCCGCGTGGAAGCCGCCCCGTCGCAGGGCCGCGCCCGCGCCGTTCCGGTCGCCGTCGCGGGCAGGCTCGGCCACCGCGCGGCGGCCCCCGGAGACGGCGACCTCCACCAGCCGGCGCAGCCGCCACAACGGAGCCTCGGCGAGCGGGTCGGCCGGGACGCCGACGAGGCCGTCCGGGGCCGGCAGGGCGTCCGGCGGCGGGAAGTGCGCGCCCTGGAGGCGGTCGTAGCCCAGATCGGCGTGGCCGTGCCAGTCGTCCGGCAGCCGCACGGTGGCTTCCGTGTCCGGGGCCGGGCCGATCGCGAGGGGGCGGAGCGTGGCGGCGCGGTCCGGTTCGAGGCGACCGAGCACGCGCAGCCGCAGGCCGGGCCGGGCGGCGAGCTGACGGAAGTTGGCGGTGTGCGCGAGGTCCGGATGGCTGTTGGCCGGAGTCAGCCGGACGAGCAGGCCGTCACCGGCCGATGTCCCGGCGGGGGACACCTCGCGGGCGAGCAGCTGGTCGCCGACCGCGCCGACGAGAACCAGATCGCAGCCGACCAGCCTGCGGGCCGTCTGTTCGGCCTGCTCCGGATCCGTGCCGGGGGTGACCGTGAGCCGTTCGGCGACCGCCTCCGCCAAGGGGCGGGCGAAGAGGGCGGCGAGCGGTCCCGACGTCCAGGCGAGGCCGCTGAGTGGAGTGGCCCGCACACCTTTGCCGGAGCCGAGGCGGCCGTCCGGGGAGAGCGTGGCCCCGGAGATCAGCAGCCCGCCACGGGAGAGCCCGGCGTGGTCGACGGTGCCCGAGCCGAGGGCGACCGTGGCGGTACCGGCGCCCCGGGCGCGCGCCGGGCCGCCCGGTTTGACGTCGGCGACCGAGAACCAGCGCCCGTCGTCGGAGACGAGATGGGTGACGACTCCGCCGTAACCGGTGGCCGAGATCACCGGCTCCCGGCACACCCCGTGCACCCGCAGACTGCCGCCCGGCCGGTAGGCACGGCGGGCCGTGCCGACGAGGGCCGGATCCGGGTCCGCCACCGCCAACAGGCTTGTGGTGAGCAGCAGTTCGCGCACACCTGCGACCAGGTCGGCCAGCCGGTGGCCCTCGTGCCGGGCGCGGGCGCCGCGCAGCCCGCGCACCACCCGCAGCGCGGCCGCCTCGGCGCGGTGCAGCCCCGCGAGCCGAGCGGTGTGCGCGGCCCGCAGCAACTCCGCCTGGGGCACCGCGCCCGCGGCCGGGACCCCGGCGGCGAGCACGGCCGCGGCGGCGGCCCAGAGGCCGGCCGCGGCGGCGGCCTGGGCGGGGGTGGGGGGCGTGGCTTCGGGGGTGGGGGACGGGACCGTGCCCTCTCCGCCCTCATTGCCGTCGGGGTCCGCGGTGCCCACGGCCGCGACGCCGACCGACCCGGTC is drawn from Streptomyces bottropensis ATCC 25435 and contains these coding sequences:
- a CDS encoding NUDIX hydrolase, encoding MATPDFIRTLRASAGTQLLWLPGVTALVLDDEGRVLLGRRSDNGKWSLIGGIPDPGEQPAACAVREVYEETAVRCVAERVVLVQALDPVRYDNGDVCQYMDITFHCRAVGGEARVNDDESLEVGWFSLDALPVLSEFALFRIKQTMSDTVTWFDPTA
- a CDS encoding TetR/AcrR family transcriptional regulator, which codes for MAPASEVPQRSDAQRNRARILAVALAELSRSADVPLSVIAKKAGVGQGTFYRNFPDREALVLEVHRQEVQQLVDGAAELLRTLEPGRALRAWLDLLARYVTAKPGLADALRRATAAAGAPAKPGYPLLVAAIDLLLKANHDAGTIRPGVTADDLVLAIAGVWQLDPQGDWEPRAARLFDLVMRGLRTGAPGRR
- a CDS encoding SWIM zinc finger family protein, which gives rise to MNAELPPATPDVVAAAVESLTSRLRKKLDAAIETYAAVPVTADGGALRVRCGEDAEVTLTPGPSGAVTDAEAAVCSCLLAPRCLHRAAVLSACPVADAAADGTSGETAGEVSGATGSAGPEATGSVGVAAVGTADPDGNEGGEGTVPSPTPEATPPTPAQAAAAAGLWAAAAAVLAAGVPAAGAVPQAELLRAAHTARLAGLHRAEAAALRVVRGLRGARARHEGHRLADLVAGVRELLLTTSLLAVADPDPALVGTARRAYRPGGSLRVHGVCREPVISATGYGGVVTHLVSDDGRWFSVADVKPGGPARARGAGTATVALGSGTVDHAGLSRGGLLISGATLSPDGRLGSGKGVRATPLSGLAWTSGPLAALFARPLAEAVAERLTVTPGTDPEQAEQTARRLVGCDLVLVGAVGDQLLAREVSPAGTSAGDGLLVRLTPANSHPDLAHTANFRQLAARPGLRLRVLGRLEPDRAATLRPLAIGPAPDTEATVRLPDDWHGHADLGYDRLQGAHFPPPDALPAPDGLVGVPADPLAEAPLWRLRRLVEVAVSGGRRAVAEPARDGDRNGAGAALRRGGFHAAAGLSAALTAEADRRSRDVFGRITDPDPAPYARAWLATAVYLAATERALIQATWQPPAPGA